In Magnetococcales bacterium, a single window of DNA contains:
- a CDS encoding ImmA/IrrE family metallo-endopeptidase produces the protein MSEPKTPQAWANQISTLLNTVLGTDRFPVDVPEVTKEISRQRFADDPITMVKGADLPGFEGALHPAPPGKKGWGILYNSGISSQGRIRFTLAHEFGHYLLHRRFSPKGLQCGQNDVAMGSLDSDEETRKRLEREADVFATYLLMPLDDFRRQIQPREPADLERLSACANRYGVSLMAAIRRWLEYTEKRAVLVVSNEGYILWSQSSEPAWKTGASFKTFGCDPVEIPAASLAANPPESMVDARLGKEFPCGVWFADEEVKEMAIPSEQYDFVLSLLLLKDRDRNPILEEDPEEDAYDRLMQLTEGR, from the coding sequence ATGAGTGAACCCAAGACGCCCCAGGCATGGGCCAACCAGATTTCCACCCTCCTCAACACGGTGCTTGGAACTGACCGCTTTCCGGTGGATGTTCCTGAGGTAACCAAGGAAATTTCGAGGCAACGATTCGCGGACGACCCAATCACCATGGTGAAGGGGGCCGATTTGCCCGGATTCGAGGGGGCGTTGCACCCCGCCCCTCCGGGGAAGAAAGGATGGGGGATCCTGTACAACTCCGGCATCTCCTCGCAGGGGCGCATCCGGTTCACGCTGGCTCACGAGTTTGGCCACTATTTGCTGCACCGGCGTTTCAGCCCAAAGGGTTTGCAATGCGGCCAGAATGATGTGGCGATGGGTTCTCTGGATTCCGACGAGGAAACCCGGAAAAGGTTGGAAAGGGAGGCGGATGTCTTCGCCACCTACCTGTTGATGCCGCTCGACGACTTCCGACGACAGATCCAGCCGAGGGAACCTGCCGACCTGGAGCGTCTTTCCGCCTGCGCGAATCGGTATGGCGTTTCCCTCATGGCGGCGATCCGTCGGTGGCTCGAATACACCGAGAAACGGGCCGTTCTGGTGGTCTCCAACGAGGGGTACATCCTCTGGTCGCAATCCAGCGAACCGGCCTGGAAGACCGGGGCGTCTTTCAAGACCTTCGGTTGTGATCCCGTCGAGATCCCTGCGGCGTCTCTCGCCGCCAATCCGCCCGAATCCATGGTCGATGCTCGGCTCGGAAAGGAATTTCCCTGCGGTGTCTGGTTTGCCGATGAGGAGGTCAAGGAGATGGCGATTCCGTCGGAGCAGTATGATTTCGTCCTCTCCCTTCTGCTACTGAAGGACAGGGATCGAAATCCCATCCTGGAAGAAGATCCGGAGGAGGATGCCTACGACCGTCTCATGCAGCTCACGGAGGGCCGGTAG
- a CDS encoding DUF2188 domain-containing protein, whose protein sequence is MSGKNQWVVTHGDQWGVRGEGNSRVTSVHETQREAIDHAREIAINQRSEMFIQGENGQIRERNSYGNDPRSSKG, encoded by the coding sequence ATGAGCGGTAAAAATCAATGGGTTGTGACGCACGGTGATCAGTGGGGTGTTCGCGGCGAAGGCAACAGCCGAGTCACGTCGGTTCACGAAACCCAAAGGGAGGCCATCGACCACGCCCGAGAGATTGCCATCAATCAGCGCAGCGAGATGTTCATCCAGGGTGAGAATGGGCAGATTCGCGAGCGCAACAGCTACGGAAACGATCCACGCAGTTCCAAGGGGTAA
- a CDS encoding helix-turn-helix transcriptional regulator has translation MPTLLSEKIRRLRKEKGLTLEQLGELTGSSKSYIWALENQNPPRPSAEKIQKIAEVLGVTGEFLLDQDQETPERGDMDLAFFRKYQKMPEDTKRKLQQLIDVWGEEDKK, from the coding sequence GTGCCTACCCTGTTGAGCGAAAAAATCAGACGGTTGCGGAAAGAGAAAGGGCTGACGCTGGAGCAGTTGGGAGAACTGACCGGGTCGAGCAAGAGCTACATCTGGGCGTTGGAGAACCAGAACCCTCCACGCCCATCGGCGGAAAAAATACAAAAGATCGCCGAGGTGCTCGGCGTGACTGGGGAATTTTTGCTCGACCAGGATCAGGAGACACCTGAGCGGGGTGATATGGACCTGGCCTTCTTCCGCAAGTACCAGAAAATGCCGGAAGACACCAAACGCAAGCTCCAGCAGCTCATCGATGTCTGGGGGGAAGAGGACAAAAAATGA
- a CDS encoding helix-turn-helix domain-containing protein, which translates to MTTHHLNQIELSRRWGISHRTLERWRSLGEGPPYLKIGGRVVYRQDDIERYEAEQRRNDRSQSQHITQAGGLA; encoded by the coding sequence ATGACCACCCATCATCTCAATCAAATCGAGCTTTCCCGCCGGTGGGGCATTTCCCATCGCACCCTGGAGCGCTGGCGGTCGCTTGGCGAAGGGCCGCCCTATCTCAAGATCGGCGGTCGGGTTGTCTACCGCCAGGACGACATCGAACGCTACGAAGCCGAGCAGCGGCGCAACGACCGTTCCCAATCTCAACACATTACGCAGGCCGGAGGTTTGGCATGA